A genome region from Chlorobaculum tepidum TLS includes the following:
- a CDS encoding ribose-phosphate diphosphokinase has protein sequence METPIKIVAGRSNPELAKKIAAYLGTPLCDAKAENFSDGEISVNYFESIRGSDMFIIQSTNPPADNLMELLIMIDAAKRSSAYRITAVLPYYGYARQDRKDKPRVAITAKLVANLLTQAGADRILTMDLHAPQIQGFFDIPFDHLYSSVVLIDHVKNMDIADNLVVASPDVGGVKLARKFASELGTELVIVDKRRPKANVAEVMNIIGDVKGKNVLLVDDMIDTAGTIVNAAKAIKEAGGLKIYAAATHPILSGPAIERINTSVFEKVIVTDSLVSEHDFCSKIETVTISNLFGEAIKRIYDGESVSYLFDSKNISQKITNHH, from the coding sequence AACTGGCAAAAAAAATCGCCGCTTACCTTGGCACACCGCTGTGTGATGCAAAGGCAGAGAACTTCTCGGACGGAGAGATTTCAGTCAACTATTTCGAGTCGATCAGAGGCTCGGATATGTTCATCATCCAGTCCACCAATCCCCCGGCTGACAATCTGATGGAACTGCTCATCATGATCGACGCCGCCAAGCGCTCTTCGGCATACCGGATCACCGCCGTCCTGCCCTATTACGGCTATGCCCGTCAGGACAGAAAGGACAAGCCGCGCGTGGCGATTACCGCCAAGCTCGTTGCCAATCTGCTCACGCAGGCTGGAGCTGACAGGATTCTCACCATGGATCTGCACGCGCCGCAGATTCAGGGCTTTTTCGATATTCCGTTCGATCACCTCTATTCAAGCGTGGTGCTGATCGACCACGTCAAAAACATGGATATTGCCGACAACCTCGTCGTGGCTTCGCCGGACGTAGGCGGCGTCAAGCTCGCCCGCAAGTTCGCCTCCGAACTCGGCACCGAGCTGGTCATTGTCGACAAGCGCCGTCCGAAAGCGAACGTGGCTGAAGTGATGAACATCATCGGCGACGTGAAAGGCAAAAACGTGCTGCTGGTCGATGACATGATCGACACGGCAGGCACCATCGTCAACGCAGCCAAGGCCATCAAGGAGGCCGGCGGTCTGAAAATCTACGCCGCGGCCACCCACCCGATTCTCTCCGGCCCGGCCATCGAGCGCATCAACACCTCGGTGTTCGAAAAGGTTATCGTCACCGATTCGCTGGTTTCGGAACACGACTTTTGCTCGAAAATCGAGACGGTCACCATCAGCAACCTCTTCGGCGAGGCAATCAAGAGAATCTATGACGGCGAGTCGGTCAGCTATCTGTTCGACAGCAAGAACATATCGCAAAAAATTACCAATCACCATTAA
- a CDS encoding 50S ribosomal protein L25/general stress protein Ctc yields METRALSVNLREVKKNGAAKLRRLGQVPAVVYHKGEATVAISVEEISLNKLVHSSESHMIDLQYPDGKSVRSFIKDVQFDPVTDRVIHADFQLFSTDEVVEMEVPIHLEGECPGVKIGGGKIQINVHTLPLKGKPEAMPEHFTIDVSALELGQTLHIRDLQAIAPEGVQILGDADTSVVSVVAPRKEAETAAEGATAEA; encoded by the coding sequence ATGGAAACAAGAGCATTGTCTGTAAACCTTCGCGAGGTCAAGAAAAACGGGGCCGCAAAACTGCGCCGCCTGGGTCAGGTACCCGCCGTCGTCTACCATAAAGGAGAAGCCACCGTTGCCATCAGCGTCGAGGAAATCAGCCTCAACAAGCTTGTTCACTCGTCTGAGTCGCACATGATCGACCTTCAGTACCCAGATGGAAAGTCTGTCCGCTCGTTCATCAAGGACGTGCAGTTCGACCCGGTGACCGACCGCGTCATCCACGCCGACTTCCAGCTCTTCTCGACTGACGAAGTGGTTGAAATGGAGGTGCCGATCCACCTCGAAGGCGAGTGCCCTGGCGTGAAGATCGGTGGCGGCAAGATCCAGATCAACGTGCACACCCTGCCGCTGAAGGGCAAACCTGAGGCTATGCCGGAGCACTTCACCATCGATGTCTCTGCTCTCGAACTGGGCCAGACCCTGCATATTCGCGATCTTCAGGCAATCGCACCGGAAGGCGTCCAGATTCTCGGTGATGCCGACACATCAGTAGTATCAGTTGTAGCTCCGAGGAAAGAGGCTGAAACCGCTGCTGAAGGAGCCACCGCTGAGGCCTGA